Proteins from a genomic interval of Nocardia sp. BMG51109:
- a CDS encoding ATP-binding protein, giving the protein MLSGLGFHQIRTIPSPPPDGDRPADRQARHQRVAVFAALTAAHATLCLTGTECSLAVAWDRIGADGRIRVLVGGDPRFPSIAGRDADRMLFPPGATARAVPTESVVTQWERMPVWIRCTGRADSLWLPTPGSAAGRPRRGGFEDYITHLPGRFVWLVVASPVPPARVDEELAELEVQLPLWRAREDSEPARIAVQRGEFRYRELTRARACGVWNAHVLVGGDDLAGTHRAAGLLCSAADLDDLPYLLTPHPAAAGLAETLAAPVTGADTRSPFLADTELLAELARPPRRELPGIRMVEAAEFDLTPEHDGDIDLGTVLDSADAPVHRFTVTRDTLNRHGFVAGATGSGKSQTVRHLLEHLHTAGIPWLVIEPAKAEYAAMAGRTGAPVTVIRPGDPDSVPAGINPLEPEPGFPLQTHIDLIRALFLASFDAVEPFPQVLSHALTRCYTDLGWDTVVGAPRRPGRTPRYPTLGDLRSTALAVVDTIGYGREITDNVRGFIDVRLGSLRLGTPGRFFDGRYRLDTAALLATDTVIEIEDIGTDADKAFLIGAVLIRIAEHLRTHRTDRSAGLAHVTVLEEAHRLLRRAEPGSQSAHAVELFTALLAEIRAYGEGIVVAEQIPSKITPDVVKNTALKIVHRLPAAEDRDLVGATMNLGPAQSRHIVSLPPGRAVVFTDGMDRPVRIDIPLGETREARHPGPTPALFPAPRETPLALRDLHRAHSLADDPRLTLWTELTVIAHLVGRPGPRPDPDWLTTWIARIEPAILTEAVGHRLRTAVGHRYTGLVAYFPPEELIDHLDEVAAAALHCLPASCADDETRWQAGRYRWVDVEQALRDETLPADRPHPDTTAWAKRGLHLPGDTLAEQRDMLHAHPDNWADPRIVTGPEPGLLATTIDRLSRAPSIEQRLRHATAHLHGLMRWPLALLPAPELPAPDDTTRGGP; this is encoded by the coding sequence ATGTTGAGCGGCTTGGGTTTTCACCAGATCCGGACCATTCCGTCGCCACCCCCCGACGGCGACCGGCCGGCGGACCGGCAGGCACGGCACCAGCGCGTCGCCGTATTCGCCGCACTCACCGCGGCCCACGCAACGCTGTGTCTCACCGGCACCGAGTGCTCCTTGGCGGTGGCCTGGGACCGGATCGGCGCCGACGGCCGGATCCGAGTGCTGGTCGGCGGCGACCCCCGGTTTCCGTCGATAGCCGGCCGCGACGCGGACCGGATGCTGTTTCCGCCGGGGGCCACGGCCCGGGCCGTGCCCACGGAATCGGTGGTGACGCAGTGGGAACGGATGCCCGTCTGGATACGGTGCACCGGTCGCGCCGATTCCCTGTGGCTGCCGACACCCGGCTCCGCGGCGGGCCGCCCCCGGCGCGGCGGCTTCGAGGACTACATCACTCACCTGCCGGGCAGATTCGTATGGCTCGTCGTGGCCTCCCCCGTTCCGCCCGCCCGAGTCGACGAGGAACTGGCCGAACTGGAAGTGCAGCTGCCGCTGTGGCGTGCCCGCGAGGACTCCGAGCCTGCCCGAATCGCCGTGCAGCGCGGCGAATTCCGGTACCGCGAGCTGACCCGGGCACGTGCCTGCGGTGTGTGGAACGCGCACGTGCTCGTCGGCGGCGACGACCTCGCCGGCACCCATCGAGCGGCCGGACTGCTGTGCAGCGCGGCCGATCTCGACGATCTCCCCTACCTGCTCACCCCGCATCCGGCGGCGGCCGGTCTCGCCGAGACGCTGGCGGCACCGGTCACCGGCGCCGACACCCGCTCCCCCTTCCTGGCCGATACCGAACTCCTCGCCGAACTGGCCCGACCGCCGCGCCGGGAACTACCCGGCATCCGCATGGTCGAGGCGGCCGAGTTCGACCTGACGCCCGAACACGACGGCGATATCGACCTCGGCACCGTCCTCGACTCCGCCGATGCGCCCGTCCATCGGTTCACCGTCACCCGCGACACCCTCAACCGGCACGGATTCGTCGCCGGCGCAACCGGATCCGGCAAATCCCAAACCGTGCGGCACCTGCTCGAGCACCTGCACACCGCCGGAATTCCATGGCTGGTCATCGAGCCGGCCAAGGCCGAATACGCCGCCATGGCCGGCCGCACCGGGGCACCCGTCACGGTGATCCGGCCCGGCGACCCCGACAGCGTCCCCGCCGGAATCAACCCCCTCGAACCCGAACCCGGGTTCCCGCTGCAAACCCACATCGACCTCATCCGCGCCCTGTTCCTCGCCTCCTTCGACGCCGTCGAACCGTTCCCGCAGGTGCTGTCGCACGCGTTGACCCGCTGCTACACCGACCTCGGCTGGGACACCGTCGTCGGCGCACCCCGCCGCCCCGGCCGGACACCCCGCTATCCGACCCTGGGCGACCTTCGGAGCACGGCCCTCGCGGTGGTCGACACCATCGGCTACGGCCGCGAAATCACCGACAACGTCCGGGGTTTCATCGACGTGCGGCTCGGATCGCTGCGCCTGGGCACGCCCGGCCGCTTCTTCGACGGGCGCTACCGCCTCGACACCGCCGCCCTGCTGGCCACCGACACCGTCATCGAGATCGAGGACATCGGCACCGACGCCGACAAGGCCTTCCTCATCGGCGCGGTCCTCATCCGCATCGCCGAGCACCTGCGCACCCACCGCACCGACCGCTCGGCCGGACTGGCGCACGTCACCGTCCTCGAGGAGGCCCACCGGCTGCTGCGCCGGGCGGAACCCGGCAGCCAGTCCGCGCACGCGGTGGAGCTGTTCACCGCCCTGCTGGCCGAAATCCGCGCCTACGGCGAAGGAATCGTCGTCGCCGAGCAGATCCCCAGCAAGATCACGCCCGATGTCGTCAAGAACACCGCGCTCAAGATCGTGCACCGCCTCCCCGCCGCCGAGGACCGCGATCTCGTCGGCGCCACCATGAATCTCGGCCCGGCCCAATCCCGGCACATCGTGTCGCTGCCGCCCGGCCGCGCGGTCGTCTTCACCGACGGCATGGACCGCCCGGTCCGCATCGACATCCCGCTCGGCGAGACACGCGAGGCACGCCACCCCGGCCCGACGCCGGCGCTGTTCCCCGCACCGCGCGAAACGCCCTTGGCGCTGCGGGATCTGCACCGTGCCCACTCGCTCGCCGACGACCCCCGCCTGACCCTGTGGACCGAGCTCACGGTGATCGCGCACCTCGTCGGACGCCCCGGCCCGCGCCCGGACCCCGACTGGCTCACGACGTGGATCGCCCGGATCGAACCGGCGATCCTCACCGAGGCCGTCGGCCACCGCCTCCGCACCGCGGTCGGCCACCGCTACACCGGGCTGGTCGCCTATTTTCCGCCCGAAGAACTCATCGACCACTTGGACGAGGTTGCCGCCGCCGCATTGCACTGCCTGCCCGCATCCTGCGCCGACGACGAAACTCGTTGGCAGGCCGGGCGTTACCGGTGGGTCGACGTCGAACAGGCACTGCGCGACGAGACGCTGCCCGCGGATCGGCCGCATCCGGACACCACCGCGTGGGCGAAGCGCGGGCTCCACCTGCCCGGCGACACCCTCGCCGAACAGCGCGACATGCTGCACGCCCATCCGGACAACTGGGCCGACCCGCGCATCGTGACCGGCCCCGAACCCGGCCTGCTCGCGACCACGATCGACCGGCTCAGCCGCGCCCCCTCGATCGAACAACGATTGCGCCACGCCACCGCCCACCTGCACGGACTGATGCGGTGGCCGCTGGCTCTACTGCCCGCACCGGAGCTGCCCGCACCGGACGACACCACGCGAGGTGGTCCATGA